From the genome of Thermococcus chitonophagus, one region includes:
- a CDS encoding DUF92 domain-containing protein, giving the protein MNIIDIGVITLLGLLSYKSGALDFKGAIGAMFLGYLILSLGSWVTFFALLTFLIMGTLATRFKAREKLELGNLDTHRSLGNVLGNGLAPLLFLIIEVIIKNDYGWAAVFSSIATANADTLASEIGKPLGKNPRLITNFRKAKPGEEGAVTLVGELAALLGALVIGLIGTFSISDYKLKMLLSVTIAGFIGANIDSLIGATLERRGLVDNNGTNFIATLIGGVLGAVMFLLM; this is encoded by the coding sequence ATGAACATCATCGACATCGGTGTAATAACATTGCTTGGACTATTAAGCTACAAATCAGGAGCTCTCGACTTCAAAGGCGCAATTGGGGCAATGTTCTTGGGATATCTCATTCTCTCGCTTGGTAGCTGGGTAACTTTCTTCGCCCTGCTCACATTCCTAATAATGGGAACGCTAGCTACAAGGTTTAAGGCTAGAGAGAAGTTAGAACTTGGGAATCTTGACACGCACAGAAGTTTAGGAAACGTCCTAGGAAACGGACTTGCACCACTGTTGTTCTTGATAATTGAAGTTATTATAAAAAATGATTATGGATGGGCGGCCGTTTTTTCCTCAATAGCAACGGCAAACGCCGATACCTTAGCTAGTGAAATAGGCAAACCCCTCGGAAAGAATCCAAGGCTTATCACAAACTTTAGAAAAGCAAAGCCGGGCGAAGAAGGAGCAGTTACATTGGTAGGAGAATTAGCGGCCCTCCTAGGTGCTCTAGTAATTGGGCTAATTGGAACATTTTCAATAAGCGACTACAAGCTCAAAATGCTTCTTTCGGTAACAATTGCTGGCTTTATAGGAGCTAATATAGACAGCTTAATAGGAGCGACGCTTGAAAGAAGAGGACTCGTTGATAATAATGGAACAAACTTTATAGCTACCCTTATAGGAGGAGTACTTGGGGCGGTGATGTTCCTCCTCATGTGA
- a CDS encoding MBL fold metallo-hydrolase: MRVIILGSGSYSGTPRPLCTCENCVRARLNPMYRRTRFSVYVEGILIDPSPDLHYHLEKTNKRVKHVLITHAHFDHIFGVPDLQVFKEISFYSNELGIRTAQDLSRLAFGDIMPRGYKWEYETLEFWKEYNIGKAKVVHFPVKHSIEVAGGFLIEINGVKIGVTGDTGPEILNDEKVLDLLRDVDLLIPEMTKKESIPGVHLGVKDSIELAKKVNAEYTVFAHISHSNYPHEILEKKVREAGIKGEVAKDFTIVEL, translated from the coding sequence ATGAGGGTCATAATCTTGGGATCTGGATCGTACAGTGGAACTCCAAGGCCCCTGTGCACCTGTGAGAACTGCGTGAGGGCAAGGCTTAACCCCATGTACAGGAGGACGAGGTTCTCCGTTTACGTTGAAGGGATATTAATTGATCCAAGCCCTGATCTGCACTACCACTTGGAGAAGACTAACAAGAGGGTCAAGCACGTCCTGATAACTCACGCACACTTTGACCACATCTTCGGGGTTCCAGACCTTCAGGTGTTTAAGGAGATTAGCTTTTACTCGAACGAGCTTGGCATTAGAACCGCCCAGGATCTTTCTAGGCTGGCCTTTGGGGATATAATGCCTCGTGGGTATAAATGGGAGTACGAAACCCTAGAGTTCTGGAAAGAATATAATATTGGAAAGGCGAAGGTAGTGCATTTCCCGGTGAAGCACTCCATAGAAGTTGCCGGGGGATTTCTAATAGAGATAAATGGAGTTAAGATTGGCGTAACGGGAGATACCGGCCCTGAGATCCTTAACGATGAGAAGGTTCTTGACCTGTTACGGGACGTTGATCTTTTAATCCCTGAGATGACGAAGAAGGAGTCAATTCCTGGGGTTCACCTTGGTGTTAAGGACTCAATAGAGTTGGCCAAGAAGGTTAATGCTGAGTACACCGTGTTTGCCCATATAAGTCACAGCAACTATCCCCATGAGATTTTGGAGAAGAAGGTTAGGGAGGCTGGAATTAAGGGAGAAGTTGCCAAGGATTTTACAATTGTAGAGCTCTGA
- a CDS encoding HVO_0476 family zinc finger protein, with amino-acid sequence MEEYFICPECGSEDVEVIKERGREITLKCNECGHVWMITLPKLKKVPVIVSKHERSFREFAELPEDETVKVGDVIELENDEVRVLSIELPGGKRVRRAKVQEIQTIWGESLTYPKVFGVSIYLPGGITQSFKVVVDRDEEFVVGEVIEVGGYTFKVEMIKTERKLMRSGKAKADKIVRLMGHAIRGRARRKLKVYEGYESLQKES; translated from the coding sequence ATGGAAGAGTACTTCATCTGTCCAGAGTGCGGGAGTGAGGATGTAGAGGTAATCAAGGAGAGAGGGAGGGAGATCACACTAAAGTGCAACGAGTGCGGTCACGTTTGGATGATCACTCTCCCCAAGCTCAAAAAGGTTCCGGTCATAGTCAGCAAACATGAGAGGAGCTTTAGGGAGTTCGCAGAGCTACCAGAAGACGAAACGGTAAAGGTGGGGGATGTAATTGAGCTCGAGAACGATGAAGTGAGGGTATTGAGCATAGAGCTCCCAGGAGGAAAAAGAGTTAGGAGGGCAAAAGTGCAGGAGATCCAGACGATATGGGGCGAGAGCTTAACGTACCCAAAGGTCTTCGGCGTATCGATATACCTCCCAGGGGGAATAACACAGTCTTTCAAAGTTGTAGTTGACAGAGATGAAGAATTCGTCGTTGGGGAGGTTATCGAGGTTGGAGGGTACACATTCAAAGTTGAGATGATAAAAACCGAAAGAAAGCTTATGAGAAGCGGAAAGGCCAAGGCAGATAAGATAGTCAGACTAATGGGGCACGCAATAAGGGGAAGAGCAAGAAGAAAACTTAAGGTCTATGAAGGTTACGAATCGCTACAGAAAGAAAGTTAA
- a CDS encoding DUF998 domain-containing protein, whose amino-acid sequence MKKLAYIGPVISVGGVLLSYLIHRDWWRITKNAISDLGKVGLPYNWVMNVSLIIGALLLMIFSASMIVKSEKLQWKISFGVYLLGMFFLALVGIFPEGTSPHYEVSWGFFIFTFLAVLATSISLLLEGDKTGIFGLVVFVVGAALSLWALHRFEGVAVAETIGVIAFLVWHYTLLKRLK is encoded by the coding sequence ATGAAGAAGCTAGCGTACATCGGGCCTGTAATTTCGGTTGGTGGAGTACTCCTCTCTTATTTGATACATAGAGACTGGTGGAGAATAACTAAAAACGCTATAAGTGACCTTGGCAAGGTCGGCCTCCCCTACAACTGGGTTATGAACGTCTCCTTAATCATTGGAGCACTCCTCTTGATGATTTTTTCAGCCTCAATGATAGTGAAAAGTGAGAAGCTCCAGTGGAAGATAAGCTTTGGAGTGTACCTCTTAGGGATGTTCTTCTTGGCTCTCGTTGGCATATTCCCTGAGGGAACAAGCCCACATTATGAAGTGAGCTGGGGATTCTTTATATTCACGTTTTTAGCAGTGCTTGCAACATCTATTTCCCTCCTTTTGGAGGGAGACAAAACTGGAATTTTTGGTCTCGTAGTTTTTGTGGTAGGAGCTGCCCTCTCACTTTGGGCCCTTCACAGGTTTGAAGGGGTTGCGGTTGCAGAAACTATAGGCGTCATTGCATTCCTGGTCTGGCACTATACCTTACTCAAAAGGTTAAAATAG
- a CDS encoding SagB/ThcOx family dehydrogenase, translating into MKRLAWFTVFLVIVSSLAILLKPYLPKERGEIAMTGEIIKLPEPRLKGDMSVEEAIAKRRSIRKYRNELLTLQELSQLLWAAQGITEPNRKFRAAPSAGATYPFEVYVVVGKVKGLEPGIYHYDPFSHSIRLVKRGDFRKALQKAALNQAWVGSAAIDIVLVAYYERTTKYYGERGKMYVHMEAGHIGQNIYLQATALNLGTVAVGAFYEDQVAEILGVDGVPLYIFPVGKI; encoded by the coding sequence ATGAAGAGGCTTGCATGGTTCACTGTTTTCCTCGTTATAGTCAGTAGCCTAGCGATTTTGCTAAAGCCCTACCTACCTAAGGAAAGAGGTGAAATAGCAATGACGGGAGAAATAATCAAGCTACCAGAGCCAAGACTCAAGGGAGATATGAGTGTTGAGGAGGCAATAGCAAAGAGGAGGAGCATAAGGAAGTACAGGAACGAGCTCTTAACCCTCCAAGAGCTCTCACAGCTGTTATGGGCGGCCCAGGGAATAACCGAACCAAACAGGAAGTTCAGAGCTGCACCGAGTGCAGGGGCAACTTACCCATTCGAAGTTTACGTGGTCGTTGGAAAGGTAAAGGGTCTTGAACCTGGGATATATCACTACGATCCCTTCTCGCATTCAATAAGACTCGTGAAGAGGGGAGACTTTAGGAAAGCACTCCAGAAAGCGGCGTTAAATCAGGCATGGGTGGGAAGCGCAGCAATAGATATAGTCCTCGTTGCTTACTACGAGAGAACCACAAAGTACTACGGAGAGAGGGGTAAAATGTACGTCCACATGGAGGCGGGACATATTGGACAGAACATATACCTCCAAGCTACAGCGCTTAATCTGGGAACCGTGGCCGTTGGGGCCTTTTATGAAGATCAAGTAGCCGAGATACTTGGCGTAGATGGTGTTCCACTATACATATTCCCGGTGGGGAAGATATGA
- a CDS encoding potassium channel family protein produces MLPVPVLRKLLKIHFKLKKSRIAWLALGVSVLAVILAILFMVFEGLDFFTALYWAVITMSTIGYGDVTPTTQAGKIVAMIAAVAGISSFTALVSLIAEYFLTSSLRRMMGMHGVRFKDHYVVIGKGPGVRAFVEEIIAAMERGEAERGKIVAIVESEDEKRKLNLPEEVEVLVGDPTEDDTLKRASIERAKHVILTPEDDSKAVFITLKVKSMSKAKIHVEALREESVPLLKNAGAERVVLSRGLAGRLLASSIFEPEVVNVLEDLMKSSEGHDIVIISDERAWNKKFEDVIEILSPSYFPIGYVKGEMRLAPPLDEVVPQGAKLICITGQSDVRKQGT; encoded by the coding sequence ATGCTACCAGTGCCGGTGCTGAGGAAACTCCTGAAGATACACTTCAAGCTCAAGAAGAGCAGGATCGCATGGCTAGCCCTTGGAGTTTCAGTTCTCGCGGTTATATTGGCAATTCTGTTTATGGTTTTTGAGGGTCTAGACTTCTTTACCGCCCTTTATTGGGCAGTAATCACGATGTCCACTATAGGCTACGGCGATGTAACTCCAACGACTCAGGCGGGAAAGATAGTTGCAATGATAGCAGCTGTGGCTGGGATATCAAGCTTTACTGCCCTAGTTTCGCTGATAGCTGAGTACTTCCTGACATCTTCCCTAAGGAGGATGATGGGAATGCACGGTGTGAGGTTCAAAGATCACTACGTCGTTATAGGGAAGGGCCCTGGGGTTAGGGCATTTGTCGAGGAAATAATTGCGGCAATGGAAAGAGGGGAGGCCGAGAGAGGGAAGATAGTGGCAATCGTGGAGAGTGAGGATGAGAAGAGGAAGCTGAACCTTCCAGAGGAAGTAGAGGTCTTAGTTGGAGATCCCACAGAGGACGACACGCTAAAGAGGGCCTCAATAGAGAGGGCTAAACACGTAATACTGACCCCCGAAGATGACAGCAAGGCTGTGTTCATAACGCTTAAAGTCAAGAGCATGTCCAAGGCAAAAATCCATGTCGAGGCCTTGAGAGAGGAAAGTGTCCCCTTATTGAAAAATGCCGGAGCCGAAAGGGTAGTTCTAAGCAGGGGGCTTGCAGGAAGACTGCTTGCAAGCTCCATTTTTGAGCCGGAGGTAGTGAATGTCCTTGAAGATCTGATGAAGTCCAGCGAGGGGCATGATATCGTTATTATCTCAGATGAAAGGGCATGGAACAAGAAGTTTGAGGATGTCATTGAAATTTTAAGCCCAAGTTATTTCCCAATTGGTTACGTTAAGGGGGAGATGAGGTTAGCCCCACCACTTGATGAGGTAGTTCCCCAGGGAGCCAAGTTGATATGCATAACTGGCCAAAGCGATGTGAGAAAACAAGGGACGTAA
- the radA gene encoding DNA repair and recombination protein RadA → MAKKNSNADVKEIDELEELGFEPVEEVETTKKKKKEKEIRTIEDLPGVGPATAEKLREAGFDTLEAIAVASPIELKEVAGISEGAAIKIIQAARKAANLGTFMRADEYLKKRESIGRISTGSKSLDKLLGGGIETQAITEVFGEFGSGKTQLAHTLAVMVQLPPEEGGLHGSVIWIDTENTFRPERIREIARNRGLDPDEVLKHIYVARAFNSNHQMLLVQQAEDKIKELLNTDRPVKLLVVDSLTSHFRSEYIGRGALAERQQKLAKHLADLHRLANLYEIAVFVTNQVQARPDAFFGDPTRPIGGHILAHSATLRIYLRKGKGGKRVARLIDAPHLPEGEAVFRITEKGVED, encoded by the coding sequence ATGGCAAAGAAAAATAGTAACGCTGATGTTAAGGAGATCGATGAGCTTGAAGAGCTTGGCTTTGAGCCCGTGGAGGAGGTAGAAACGACAAAGAAAAAGAAGAAGGAAAAGGAGATTAGGACAATAGAGGATCTCCCTGGGGTAGGGCCAGCGACTGCAGAGAAGCTTAGAGAGGCAGGGTTCGACACGCTAGAGGCAATAGCCGTTGCATCTCCAATAGAGCTCAAGGAGGTCGCCGGAATAAGTGAGGGAGCAGCGATAAAGATAATCCAAGCCGCAAGGAAGGCCGCAAACCTAGGAACTTTCATGAGAGCTGACGAGTACTTAAAGAAGAGGGAGAGCATTGGGAGGATATCTACAGGAAGTAAGAGCCTAGATAAGCTGTTAGGCGGAGGAATAGAGACACAGGCGATAACGGAGGTATTTGGAGAGTTTGGATCAGGAAAAACGCAGCTAGCCCATACTTTAGCGGTAATGGTGCAACTTCCTCCCGAAGAGGGAGGATTACACGGTTCAGTGATCTGGATTGACACCGAGAACACCTTCAGACCAGAGAGAATTAGGGAGATCGCGAGGAATAGGGGACTTGATCCGGACGAAGTTTTAAAGCATATATACGTTGCAAGGGCCTTCAACAGCAACCACCAAATGCTACTCGTCCAACAGGCTGAAGATAAGATAAAGGAGCTTTTAAACACGGACAGACCCGTTAAGCTACTTGTGGTTGATTCACTAACGAGCCACTTCAGAAGCGAGTACATAGGGAGGGGAGCCCTAGCCGAGAGGCAACAGAAGCTTGCGAAGCACCTTGCAGATCTCCACAGGCTCGCCAACCTCTACGAGATAGCGGTGTTCGTAACCAACCAAGTCCAAGCAAGGCCCGATGCATTCTTTGGAGATCCAACGAGGCCCATTGGTGGGCACATCTTAGCCCACTCCGCAACCCTCAGAATATACCTAAGGAAGGGCAAGGGTGGGAAGAGGGTTGCAAGGCTAATAGATGCCCCACACCTTCCAGAGGGAGAGGCAGTGTTTAGGATAACCGAGAAAGGAGTAGAGGATTAA
- a CDS encoding AAA family ATPase — MFKDAIKKNRNFILITGPRRIGKTSFLYASLNEIAKEGVPYVVIDARAATSLNSKYPQKVIAEHIYKVLSGRSVLSEVISRVKGIKLGPVELELKDKFDLIDVFAELNKIGKVIVAFDEAQYLRFANEDLTKFLAWVLDALQNIILVFTGSQVGVLEKFLRLYDGSSPLFGRYNVRIVLPGFNPSESLEFLERGFKEVRMDVREEELLSAIKTLNGIPGWLVHYGVFRVDGLTHEEAIEKVLEEAMTYVISEFKELSKLSSRYEGIMKVVAELSGGGDGVKFEDIRKKTKINPRSLRNYINRLIDYGFLEPTGHGRYRIPDPVMFRVFKRL, encoded by the coding sequence ATGTTTAAAGATGCTATAAAGAAGAACAGGAACTTCATTCTGATTACTGGACCTAGGAGAATAGGAAAAACTAGCTTTCTGTATGCGTCGTTGAATGAGATTGCCAAGGAAGGTGTTCCTTATGTGGTGATAGATGCTAGAGCCGCTACCTCCCTTAACTCCAAGTATCCTCAGAAAGTGATTGCCGAGCACATTTACAAGGTCTTGAGTGGAAGGAGCGTTCTTAGTGAGGTTATTTCAAGAGTCAAGGGAATTAAGCTTGGGCCGGTTGAGTTAGAACTTAAGGATAAGTTTGACTTGATAGACGTCTTTGCAGAATTAAACAAGATTGGAAAGGTCATCGTGGCCTTTGATGAGGCCCAATACCTAAGGTTTGCAAATGAAGACCTAACGAAATTCCTTGCCTGGGTCCTTGATGCCCTCCAAAACATAATCCTCGTGTTCACTGGTTCCCAAGTTGGAGTGCTTGAGAAGTTTCTAAGGTTATATGATGGCTCATCCCCTCTTTTTGGGAGGTACAACGTGAGAATAGTCTTGCCGGGATTTAATCCCTCAGAGAGCTTGGAGTTCTTGGAGAGGGGATTTAAGGAAGTCAGAATGGATGTCAGGGAAGAAGAATTGCTGTCAGCAATAAAAACCTTAAATGGAATTCCTGGGTGGCTAGTTCATTACGGTGTCTTTAGGGTCGATGGGCTGACCCATGAGGAGGCTATAGAGAAGGTTCTGGAGGAGGCAATGACGTACGTTATCTCGGAATTTAAAGAGCTCTCAAAGCTTTCCTCGAGGTACGAGGGGATAATGAAGGTTGTTGCTGAGCTGAGCGGGGGTGGTGATGGAGTAAAATTTGAAGACATAAGGAAGAAAACTAAAATAAATCCGAGGAGCCTGAGGAACTATATAAACAGGCTCATTGATTACGGATTTCTTGAGCCAACTGGACACGGAAGGTACAGGATTCCAGATCCTGTCATGTTTAGAGTTTTCAAGAGGCTTTAA
- a CDS encoding SPOUT family RNA methylase — protein MKFIVKTQMDMEAVAGNYIKEILPNAKVTIAPEGYPGIVIVEAEEENALQKILEVPEVEKVYPVLVEVPATLEDIKNSAEEIVKHINDGESFAVRTKKRGKKDFSSVDVNVVLGARIKDLKNVEVNLSYPDKVVQVEIIGDKAYISVIPGEEYMKWKKYPKEKPNCRKLFKKLTIVQMPYWGDYKTARAFGEKIGRAAQAFEVKELIIAPKEKMNAYELMAFIRGVKEGQESRYQIQREAYPWQVEKVPVTVWDLYQVIRDKRRNRRLIIITDPKGPTLNEVKDKLAKDMYYAKEVVVFIGSREGIPVGLFRFADYVVDLAPYMTFATEHGIPATLVALWTIYEEELRRRGEVAGED, from the coding sequence ATGAAGTTCATCGTGAAGACCCAGATGGATATGGAGGCCGTGGCCGGAAACTACATCAAGGAGATCCTTCCCAACGCTAAGGTCACGATAGCCCCCGAGGGTTATCCTGGGATAGTTATAGTTGAGGCTGAGGAGGAGAATGCTCTCCAAAAAATTCTGGAGGTTCCGGAGGTAGAGAAGGTCTATCCAGTCTTGGTAGAAGTTCCCGCGACCCTTGAGGATATAAAGAATTCAGCTGAGGAGATAGTGAAGCACATAAACGACGGTGAGAGCTTCGCTGTTAGGACGAAGAAGAGGGGGAAGAAGGACTTCTCGAGTGTGGATGTAAATGTCGTGCTTGGAGCTAGGATAAAAGATCTGAAGAATGTTGAAGTTAACCTAAGCTACCCCGATAAGGTCGTTCAGGTCGAGATAATAGGGGACAAAGCGTACATCTCCGTTATCCCTGGGGAAGAGTACATGAAGTGGAAGAAGTATCCCAAGGAGAAGCCCAACTGCAGGAAGCTTTTCAAGAAACTGACGATAGTCCAGATGCCCTACTGGGGAGATTACAAGACCGCGAGGGCCTTTGGTGAGAAAATTGGAAGGGCCGCCCAGGCCTTTGAGGTTAAGGAACTCATAATTGCCCCTAAGGAGAAGATGAACGCTTATGAGCTTATGGCCTTTATAAGGGGGGTCAAGGAAGGGCAGGAGAGCAGGTATCAGATACAGAGGGAAGCCTATCCATGGCAGGTTGAAAAGGTTCCGGTAACGGTTTGGGATCTGTATCAGGTCATAAGGGACAAGAGGAGGAACAGGAGGCTAATAATAATCACCGATCCAAAAGGCCCAACCTTAAATGAGGTGAAGGACAAGCTGGCAAAGGACATGTACTATGCAAAGGAAGTCGTAGTCTTCATAGGGTCAAGGGAGGGAATTCCGGTTGGCTTGTTCCGGTTTGCAGATTACGTCGTGGATTTAGCCCCTTACATGACGTTCGCGACTGAACACGGAATTCCCGCGACTTTAGTTGCTTTGTGGACGATCTATGAGGAAGAGCTCAGGAGGAGGGGAGAAGTTGCTGGAGAGGATTAA